gacccaaggtgagatctaaaacctgcagggacaccggccctcggggcctggaattgcccacccctgagcTAGAGGGATGGGTGCGTCCCTGGGAAAATCCTAATGGTATCCCATCTGCTGACATTTCCTGGCTTAAAGAGGACACTGAAAGAGGGCTGTTTACCCCTGTTCAGACATACAAGGATGTTACTGGTGTGTTGAAGAGGCGACGGGTGATTAAATCAGATCGCATGTGGTTTTACCCACCAGAACCTCCTGGCTATGCCAGGGGTGCTGTGCCCAGTGTACAGCTCTTTTTTCGCAGCCGTGTCTTTTTGTGGCGTCCTGTTGGGGTATGGAAGTACTCCCTGAAGTGTCCTCGAGCTGACGAGTGTGTGGGTAAAGGACAAAATGTGCACCTATATAAGTCTGGCTATCACCACCGGGTAATTTCACATAAATATTTTACTCAAGTCTTCAAATGTAAACGGTAAAACTGCCATCCTGGATTCATGTGCTTATTTTGGccattttctctcttcttcatTATATACTTCAGGTACGTCACATCTGTGACGTGTCCAACTGGTACACGATGCTTACTGAGGTCCTAGGTGGACCATGTACAAAGGCGGGCAGAAGTGGCGGACTCAGCAATTTTATCACAACTCAGCGAGGGACACCAAGCCATATTCCCGGCCATCTTGACTAGCAAGTGAGTAAAATGACCACCATGTTTTTGTAGGGtttcctttgttgttgttgttgttgtttgtttgtttttgtttttttaaagttttcaatCTCTCACTCAATTCAACATCAAGAACTTGACTGTGACTGTCCTTGCAGGCGTGGTGTGGATAAGAATGTTGTACGCTTTCTGAGAGACAGAACCGAAGGAAACACTATGGTCAAGCTGTGGCGGCAGATACAGGAGAGTCACATGGAGGAGTACCTTCAGCGGAAGGACCTGTACACCACACTCCTAATGACTTTTGCGGAGCCCGGGGGCATCGTCTCAGCCTTACGGCACACATTCCAGGCACCACTTCCTCCAAGAGCGCTTCCCTCTGCATGGCTGTTGCGCCACGCTTTCCTGCTGGCAGAGGCCAGCAATGTGAGGGATTACCGAAGCCAGATTCTGTCCACTTTTGGCACTGTGCTGAAAATGGATTCCACCAAAAAAGTATGTACTTCATAATACTGTATcacacacattttgtttttaagtcattAAACAAGCAAGCAGACCTTGCTTAGTCTTGAAAGACACTGGCCTGTTGTCTTTAATAGATATTGGCCAcgtatttgttttgtgtttgattaGCTTTTGAACAATTTTTTTGGACAGAAAGGAGTATTTCTGTATTGTTGTGACAGAGGGAATACAAAAGATGCTCATGGTATTGTtatggggtttttattgtttcaaAATACTATCACATAATgcaaacttttccttttttttttttttttttaggtggtGAAAAAGCTGTCTGGGGAAGGTCAAGGCTCACCAGTATCGGAAATGAGCACTCACAAATAGTTACATTTGTGCTGACCTGCGAGGAGTCCTTTGCAAGCTGCAGCCAATGTGCCGTGGAGTCATGGAGAGGTTTCACTTGGCCAATCAGCCTGTTCCCAAAATTTTGTATGTGGACCGTGGGTGTTGCCGTGCACAGGGACCATCAGTAGTAGAGGCCTTGTTTCAGCCTTGGGTGGACAGTGGGATGCTTGTGCATCTGGACATCTTTCACTGGATCCACCGGTTTGATGCAGCCAtccgtacagtctcatgcaaaGTACTCTGCATTTAAGTCTGCAGTAGCTGGGGTGGTGCTGGCTTACCACCGCACAGACCTTGAGCTGCTTATAAGGGCCGTCAGAGCAAAGAACCCAGTAAAAATGCAGTCTGTGTCCGACGAGGAAGTTGTCCGCCTTTACATTTCCAGGGAGCAGTTAAAACACCATGTGCGCAGGGTCACACTTGGGGCTCAGGAAACGTTTCGGCTCATCCAATTGGTTATCGAGGAGCTGAAAGGTCCAGCTGGGCTGGATGAGATATTAATACAAATTGGGACAAACTGAAGATCACACAAGGCTTGTCTATCTGATTATTTCCAGGGGCCATTGATGAGATGTGGGCAGCACAGCAGCGACACCTGGAGTGCATTCAGACATGAGCATGTATAGGGTGGCCCATACCACAACAATAAACAACGTGGATGTCCCCTATTACAAATGTCTGCGTGGAAGCAATAGCCTGGAAGGGTTCCACAAATTACTTCCTAACATGATTCCAGGTACACGGCTTTAATCTGTATACTTGTGACAAATTACACTCGTAATCCTGTCATCGTCATTTCCTTTATTATTGTTGTGTTCAGGTCCCCACTGCGCAGCATGTCCCTATCAGGTTTACCTGATAAGTGGTATTGCAAGGTGGAACTCTGACAGGAGCTCAGATGCTGTATTTGGTGGCAAAGGACGGCATCACAGGATTTACTCTGCACCGTTGATCGATCGCCTCAACACTCGCTGCTAGCAGCTGTTTGGAGAACCTGTAGAAGTAAACTTCCGTGGCCCAGCTGATCTCACATCAAATGAATTGCTCAGGCTGGAGTACTTGTTCAGCCAAAGCACTGGAGAGTCTGGAACTTTCTCTCTGGAGGGCATCGTCAGTGATGGACCTGGTCCTGAGGAGGAGGTGGTTCAGCCTGGGCAACCCGAACCAGATGATCGCGTTACACATACCAGAGTGACGAAGAGGCATGCGACACTGTATTGGATACTGTCCTTCCCCACATTACACTGACCAATGATGAGACCTCCACAGTTCACCCTCCAGCCTTTGTGAGTAGCTAGGCGTACTTTTCATATTAGGGACACAGCTccctttaaactttaaaacaagGATTAAAACATGCACTGCTTGTCTGACAACACAGGGAATTGTGTATATATTTACCAACCAATTTTGTATGGGATTTATTTTACAGGAAGATGCCTGCAGTTCAAACCCCCTTCCTGGATTTGAAAAGCTGGAAATGTTCTGCTCTGTGCTTGTGGAGATTAGCCTGAAAGAGGACAAGCTATCACTTACCACTGAGCAGAGGAACAAGGTCCTCCAAACCTGGAATAGCGTGGAGGAGCATGACAAGCAGCCACAAAAGTTTAACCAGCTGTACAAGACCTACTGGGGCAACACCCTCTACTGCCGCACTAAAAGGGATGACCTTGTTGATGCTGCTCTTATACAGAGAGTAAAGATGGCGAAGCGCTATGCACCTGCACAACATGACATCAGCGCTCAGAGCAACAGGCTAATGTACACTCTGGTTAAACTTTTGTGGTTGCGCTCACCTCAGGGGTCTCGCAACAGTCCAGAGAAACTGTCTATTTTAAAGGCCTACGAGCGAATACAGCACCGGATTCTGGTGGAAGATGCGGTTCTCTGTAAAGCAGGCATTCCTCTCCCTAAAATTAACATCAAGACTGTGCAGGACTTCATTTGTCAGCAAGAAAGGATCCTCAATCTGCATGCAGCAAAACATCCATCGATTTTGACCAAGATCACCTCCATCTCATCTGCACACCTACCTCCAGCACCACACCAACCAGCAGTACTCCCTCCTCCAGACTACCCCCTGTTGAAATATGAGCCCACGCCCAGCACTGCAGGGACCAAGGTTTTGAAGGGAAGGAGAGACTTGCTGATGCCAGTCTCCCAGCCTCAGCCACCTCTTCCACCTGTGCCACTACCACCAGCACTTGGAAAGACCCCCGCAACCTCTACCATCACCAGACCTGTGTCTTCAGTGGCTGCTTCTACATCCACCTCTGAGACTGTTTGGCCCCCCATACTGCAACAAAAACCCTGCAGCGAGACTATCCCTGGCAATAGTGGCCCTCCTACATCACTCTCTTCCACATTGGTCATAACACCCACCATTAACACACTAGACACTGCAGGCAGACCTTCAGTCTGGGCAAGGGCAACACAGTATAAGCGTAAGCTTAAGGATCACCCCTCAGAAGTAGGAGCCAAAGTGTCACAGGTGCAAAACCTTCCCATTTGCAGAATCTGCACCAGCCAACCCAAGgacaaaaaaattattaaaaaaaccctTTCTGCTCTGTAAAAATGATGTCCCCATCAATAGGTCTGAAAAATATAGTTTTTAGCAGCTACGAGCACTTTACCTCCATGGTTGACCAGCTTGGGGAGGTTTAAAAGGGTTTTCCATTACAGAGCAGGACCTGGTGTGGTACCCCATATGGGTTTGCCGGACAATTGACTTTTAGAATGATCAAGACATTCAACTTTTATCTTTTTGTACTCTTTTAAAATATCACTGATTCcagttgttgttatttttttcccgTAGTCTTTTACAATACAATGATCAAGCCATTACACTTTTATCTTTTGGTACACAATTGATCTTTTAAAAAACCTTATATTAGAGTCAGAATCAAGTTCACTGATTGATTGCAgtgttgtctttgtgtttcactgtttcattcattttaataaagtgttttgtATTACAGTAACAGTGAGTTGTGGAATAACTTAATGAATGAATGACTTAGACTTACTGACCTTCTTTGAATCAGCATCACTATAGTCCGAAAGGCACTGACAATACATacaagtagagctgggcgatataagattttttcatatcacgacatgtttttttcatttcaggcgataacgatatatcacgatataagccaaataactatatttgtaagatttaaatgtgccgttgctcacaagtaaaatgtgaaataatcagcagcttgttttgatttaaatattcattttccataataagttcaacagggcagatgtacttaaaatgaggcttcagttttatgcaaaataaaggcaaatattacaatctacacaaaaggcagccactaaagcgtttaagtttcaaaatagaacaaacaaaacagactaaattgtcaattccacttagaaacaaaatattaattctaaaaataaatcttagtttattttacagaaaaagagacaaaattgactaacttacATAATATTGCTTTGGAAGCGCTGTCTGAGAGAAATGTTTATGTCCAGGGAGTTGGTAACGAGGATCTATTACCTTAATTAGCTGCTTGAATCCTTCATTTTCGACCGTGTTTATTGGTAGCATGTCTTTAGCAAGACGGTAGGCTATGGCATTCGTTATGTTGCTATGGCTCTtagcttttttgtcatatggtaaGACGCTGGAGAAAGCCGACTCAGTTGAATGTTGCTGCTTCACAGGGATTCCCCTGGTTGTTTTCGATGACGAATTAttgctttcagtcagagattgagcgtGCTCCAGTGGGTGGCACTGCTTCAGGTGATAAAAAAGGTttgttgtatttccagactttgtgggaacatgctttcggcacaatttgcaGTGCGcgttactctgttttttgtcagacttcaaatagccgaaataccttcacactacggaacttctctggCCTTTCctttcgacaagctctccgacATTGGAACCGTCATCTGTGTTCCCTTCGGTATTCTGGTCACCAAAAACCCggcacggcggctggctgcttctcaaacaaatacacacttgcgccttggcacttgagctgtacgtaacaagttacgtgacgtgacgctgcggctgtgattggttcggctctgcgctacttagtTTTTATTGGctattggttttttttaataagacaggaagagagagagatgaagtctatcgcaatagtttcatttttctattgagaaaaagttatttcacaatacatatcgttatcgttttatcgcccagctctacatacaagcataaataaatacaatctatagaaagagaaacatgttgtatatttttttattaagttaCACACAAATAGCATTCTCTGCCAACAGGTTTAAAAGACACAAATATGTAGAAACATAACAGACCCGAACCAAAGAAGCAATGTGTATAAGCAAAGTCAAGTTCATGAAGTATTTGTACAACACATGCCTCCGCAAGAGCTTCAGTGTTTACTGGAATTGATTCTGAAACACTAACAGAGCTATTATCTATCTGTTATGTCAGTCAAATTTCCCCTGATAGTCTtggttgagatctggtgactgtgaaaGCCATGGTATATGATCACACCATTTTCATAATCAACTATTCAGTGACCCCTATTCAAATACTTTGGCACAGGACAAACATAATCTCTCATAGCAACTTTGTAATCATTTCGCGACTCTTGCCTTTCACAAGTGGACCCTAACATGGCAGCAAAGTGCAACAATGTCTCTCCGTCGGGGGTCAAGACCTCGGGGTATGCCTTTAATTTCTTGCCTGTCTGTAAATGACAGTACAATGGCATGAATAATCCTTCACATTTTACCAGTATAAAAGTAAAACAAGTACATCGTCTCATGGGGGCAACATAAAAGACTCCTCTTATGGCTAGTCATTGCACATCATAAtaacacagaagaaaagaaagcgATTCGTTCTCAATTGCTGTTGATTTCAGGGGACTTTCCGACCTGTTTTGGTTCAAAAGAGCCAAAggaaaatcatcatcatcaatgtTGACGTAAAAACTAGATGCTTTTGTTGTATGTGCACTGATAATGCTTCCTGTCCTGTCATTGTAAACCAGTCAAAATGCATAAATAACACACTGTGATCATGCTGAAGACCACAGACAGCAGTCCAGGTGTCAGGTGGGATAAAGGAGCTGGAAACATCACCTGATAAAGATAAAACAGACAACAGACTGAATGAATAAAAGAAGGCTTCTTCATTGCACATTTTTCACCAATCACAAGCCTCTTCTTTCACTCTAGACTTTTGACCAATCACCGATCAGGATGAATTGCACTACTGTACTGTGCATCCCCGATTCtggaaaaagaaagctcagtGGTGGACTCAAATATGACGTTTCAGTCAAAATTCAAGgtatttatttctatttcatATCATTTATGAGCCCTGTGTGAAAGCTTTAGTTATATTTAAGGACAATATCCCAAAAATAAAGTCAGAGATTTGATCCTTGTGTGTTTCGGATGAAATGAAGACAAACTGCTGCAgtaaatattcttttattgatgaGAAAACTGTGCAGTATGATTTACTTAAGATGTTGAAGATATGAGAGCATTAAACAGGCTGATGTTTGGGTAAGAGGCTCTAACAGGAGAGAGATGATACAGAAACATGACATCCTTATAAAATACTGACACACTTTATGAATGGACAACTTTGTATTTAAATGAGCTGCACACTTTTCCCACTGAAACCAGCACAATCCCACTGTGATGAAAACAATATTTGAACTCAATATATTCTGGATAAATCAAAGCATTATCAAAGTTGTCTGTGGTTCCCTTATTTGTCCAGGATgagaacaaaggtaagtcatACATCATATCTCCTTGTTCCCTGTAAATGTGCCGTTTGAAGCGACTGGAATGCTCTGCAGGCAACTTTTCAAGTAGGCGATCGACATGGGAGCCACAATTTAGTTTTGTTTGTCCTTGATCACCCATAGTGCTAAGCAAACCAACTAAAGCTTGCACACGAAGAGCAAAGTTATCCAGAGTCTGACCATCACCTGCTCTGATAGGAGGAAGCTCCAGTACATTCCGTAGCTCTTTCAATGCTAGCTGTCTTGGTTGCCCATAACGCTCATCAAGGGCTGTGATGGCTTGAGTGTATGGGTCAGGAGCATAGGAAAAGGAAATAGCTAACCGTTTAGCTTGGTCTACTTTCAGATGATCGAGAAGGACATGATATTTGAAGTGCTCTGTCTCATGAGGGTCAAGCAGGTTAGTAAGGGCCATTCGTAACAGCCTATACTGGATTTCATCTTCACTGGTAAGGTCTGGGAAAGAAGGACCCTCAAGCTTATACACATGTGTTCTAATGCTAGAGGAGTGACCCGAGCTAGCAGTAACAGGTACCGAAGGTTTCTGTTCATGTAAGCCATTGGATGTAGCTGGTTGCTGCTTTACAGGAGGGGGCTGCCTTGGTTCTGGAATGCAAACGAGAGGTTGAGCGGGGTCTTCATCTAGAGGAACAGCAGGTTGAACACAGGAAATCTGGTGCGGGCCTTGCAGTGGTGTGGCCAGGAAATTAAAAGGAGTCTCCTCTGGTGTAGGAAAAACTGGTCTAGGCAAACCACTTGAAGGAACTGCAGCATCTAATATTGTTGAATTAGGGAAAGGAGGGCTGGCAGCCGGAACTGCACCAGAGTGACGGCTAACCTGTGGGGGCTGAGAGGGTGATTGACATGTTGCTGGATCAATCACTGGGAACTGCTCATGTTGCGTTTGGGGAATGGCTTGTAAACCGCATACAGAGGATTTACTTTCATCAGATGAGACAGTGTGAATTGAAGATCTGGAGGAACTGCGAGAATGAGGCGATAATTGAATCATGAGTTGCCTAATCTCCCTCATCGTCATCAGGAGTTCCCTCATCACCTCATCTTGATTGgtgggtaaaggagcaggggaTGTCTCTGGTTGTCTTTCTGACTCCCCGTCAGGATCCTGCAgcccatgtgtgtctgtgtcactATGCTGGCATTCTGTTTGACTCCCTGTATCACATCTAGCACTTCTACTTCCAGGGTACTGAACGTCATACTGCAGGTGGGCAGGAGGTCGACTATCACGACTGGATCGTCTCAAACCTTCGGTCAATGGCTGCTGTGAATCCATGATGATAACACTActccggctcggaggaccaTGTTTTGGAGAAAGGAAGGCTCAGGGTTTAAGTAGTCATCATCATGGGCCCATCCGATTAGAATGAGATTAAGCAGTCATCAGTCATTTGCAGGTTTTGTCCTTTTATCTCTGAAAGGAAATAAAGTATGATTTAAGTAACTCAAAATAATACACAAACTCAGGAGACTCAAAGAGAAACTCACCTCAGCTGCCgccccatgtgggagtgaagaaagagtgaggggtaggtgagtgcagtccttatataacGAGTGACAGGTGAATGCAATTAAGGCCAAGCACCACCCCCAATcaaaggtgaggaaaagaaacaaggtgcatctggtgaagtgaatgtgctgaaaggtgaGCCTTTACAACAGTAATGCTAAAGAATTTGCTGGCATGAAATTTGTTAAATAAGTTTTCAGGCACGCGCTTGCGAGCGTGTTGCGGCTGAAAGGATCTACTCCTGTCTCTTCAATAAACCCGTTTCTAAACAATGTGCAACCCCGAGCTAGAATTTCAACATCGTTTTCACAGTATAAAAGGGCCTCTTTCATGAAATTGAAGGTACCGGAGCTGACTGAACGATACCATTTGTAAAAATCATGCCTGCCTTGTGTTGTCATCCGCTCCAGACTATATGTGGAAGGGGGCGGGTAGGGGCCAAGATATTTTAGGGTTTCTCTCGAGCTGAAAGAATGAGGAAAGAATCCTTTAACGCTGTCTGAAAAACCCATTGCTTTTGGGATAGCTGAGAGCGGCATAGGGAGAAAGCTGCACGAGTCCATGTAGCGCTGGTTtaagtctgtgtctgtaaagCTGATCACTTTTGAGCCTTGCATGATTAACTTTGGTTTTAAACCTTGTTTTACCATAGCCCTGAGAATAATGTAAGCATCGAAACCCTTAGCATTATGAGCAATAAAGATAGACCCCTTAAAGAGAGGACGTCTAAAATGAGCAAGAAACTTTTCAGCGCAATCCTGACCCTGAGAGCTCCAAGATTTACCATCTGATGTTTTTGTACACACCAGAAAAGGGCTGTGCTCACCGTGATCGTTTGGGAACGTttcaaaatcataaaaaatcaacttgttgttatgttttgtcTCGCGTTGTAAAACCTGCATGTAGCACTCGTGCGTTTGCTGATCACTTATTTTCTCTTGACCGCAAATTCTGCATTTACTCTTGTCGCGTTTGTGGGGTTTACCTTTTACAGCAATATAATAAAGAAGCGAGCACTtgagacattttttaaagatcTGACAGTTGCTTGCGAGTCTTTCACGCCTCTCAATTGGCTTTTTATGGTTCTGGAAACAAATGGGAGATCTACATGTGCGATTACAGTCTGGGCATAACATTGGAGACAGGATGTCGCTACTACATGTGGATTGCATACAGACAGAGCAACGATCGGGGCAGAAATGAGATAACACGTGATTATACCCAATGTAACAGTAATTACATACATAATCTGTACCCATAAatccttttacatttttaatagcATAGTAATGattgtcaaataaaaataagcatagggttttttctgtatttggtGTACTAGTTAGAAATTTACAAAGGCTACGATCATACTCGTTACGgtaaaatactataattttacAGTTGAGTAGCTTTCGAATGTAATTATTTGGTTAAAGCCCACAGGCGTTTGATCATTTAGACCAGCTTTTTGTTGAATGTTCTAACGAAGGCTTCTGCCTGCCGGTTGTTAAAATCGGGGTGCAGAAGGTGGGCGAGACTTATGGAAAAACATAACTTATTCGCTGGGTTATGAACCACGTATAAAAAACGCCTTTTCTTTCTCACAATTTCGTTGTTGAGTATCTGACTAAGATGTCTCTTACCGCTACCAGAAGGGGGTCTAACGATCTGAGCTATAAGCTCAAGCGAGCCGTCGCACATAACCGACCAATTTGATTGCACAGTTCTCAAGAATAAATTTTCAAATTCACTCAAATCACGATTGTCCCGTATAATGGCTGAAACATTATTTTGTAACTGTTGCCCTATCAACTCTAATTGTATAAGATCGCCTGGACTTGCATGCGAGAATACCCGGTTTGTTATTTCACGGGCACTGCCCATTATACCTTGATAATATTGGGTGTAATCGGGTATATTGCATGGAGGAGGGAAATTCAAAATTTCTCTAATTTcaacgttattaaatttatttctgACTATAGACGGTTTTGCTGAATTGCTGGAACACCCCTGCTCTGGATTACCCCCTTGTTGAAAGGAGTGATCGCGAGCATTGTTTACTGGGTTAAGTGACTCATTAGGAGAGACAATGTCTGGGGAAGAGCCGGAGGATTGTTGTTGATTAGACTTATTGAAACGGCTTAACACCTGTAGGGGTGGGCTGTGGTTGAGCGGGTGGTTAGCAGAAACAATGTGGGGGGAAGAGCTGAGCGAATGCTGGCTATGAGAATCATTGAAATGATTTTCATTTAATCTGTTTATTTGGCTCAATAACTCTGGCGGTATTTGAACCTCATCCTGTATTTACGCCAAGGCTTCTAAAGCACGATTAAGAGCTGCAAAAGGGTCAGAAATGTTTTGTTGAGAATGAGCCTCAACATGCTCCACTCCTAAATTCTGAGTGTTATTTTGCGGGGCACTTTCACTAGGGGCTAATCGTGCAAGAGCTAAATTAAGCATTTCTAAAgggtcattattattattattgatcacATCAGGTTGTTCATGATTTTGCAGAGGTGTATTCTGTGAATGATGAGTATTTTGATTTAACCTAGCTAACGCTGTTTCTAAAGCAAGAAATGGTTATGTAATATCTTGTTCCAGGTTATCCATTTTTTATTGTATAACaagaatatattaaaaaaaacaacttttttataAGATGAGCTGAACTAATTCAGTGACCAGACATACAGCTCGGAGAGCGATGGAAGCGAGCTGGTTTCGTCTGCGTTTTTGCCTTGTGCTCCTTATCCTAGCGGTCCTGCCGgtcctcctgttcctccttcTGAGATGCCCTAAGAATTTGAGGGTAAGATACAAAACAGTTAGTGATGTTAAATACAAAAGGGATAGATtttataaaataagaaaaaagtgaGAACCTAGAGAGACTGACCGTGATTGGATCTCAAAAGCAGACGCGGTGAGTTTCGGGTGCCGGGGGAGAGGCAGCGTCGGCTGGGATGCTGCTCCGGGAGCCAGGAACACGGGGACCCAGCGCTGAGCGCAAATCTTGCCTCTCACGATCGGACAGACggatattttttttccccgaTGGTCGCGGGAGAGAACAAGCGCCGGAAGAAGCGGGGCGACCTAACGTAG
The genomic region above belongs to Oreochromis niloticus isolate F11D_XX linkage group LG11, O_niloticus_UMD_NMBU, whole genome shotgun sequence and contains:
- the LOC112848160 gene encoding uncharacterized protein LOC112848160, whose translation is MFCSVLVEISLKEDKLSLTTEQRNKVLQTWNSVEEHDKQPQKFNQLYKTYWGNTLYCRTKRDDLVDAALIQRVKMAKRYAPAQHDISAQSNRLMYTLVKLLWLRSPQGSRNSPEKLSILKAYERIQHRILVEDAVLCKAGIPLPKINIKTVQDFICQQERILNLHAAKHPSILTKITSISSAHLPPAPHQPAVLPPPDYPLLKYEPTPSTAGTKVLKGRRDLLMPVSQPQPPLPPVPLPPALGKTPATSTITRPVSSVAASTSTSETVWPPILQQKPCSETIPGNSGPPTSLSSTLVITPTINTLDTAGRPSVWARATQYKRKLKDHPSEVGAKVSQVQNLPICRICTSQPKDKKIIKKTLSAL